The sequence GGCGTGCTGCACGAGCTGCCCGCAAAGCATGTCGATACAGGCATGGGTTTCGAGCGCGTGTGCGCGGTGCTGCAGGGCAAGAGCAGCAACTACGACACCGACGTGTTTATGCCCGTGATCGGACGCATCGCCGAGGTGACGGGCCAGGAATACCGCGGCGAGGAGGCGATGGTCGCCATGCGCGTGATCGCCGACCACATACGCATGCTCACATTTTCGATCGCCGACGGCGCGATACCGTCGAACGAGGGGCGCGGCTACGTGTTGCGCCGCATCCTGCGCCGCGCCGCGCGCTTCGGCCGCACACTCGGCATGCGCGAACCGTTCCTCTGGAAAATTACCGAGGCAGTGTGTACAAGCATGGGCGGCGTGTTTCCGGAAATCGTGGAACGCCGCGGCATCGTCGAACGTGTGATCCGCGCCGAGGAGGAATCGTTCAACGCCACGCTCGATCGCGGACTCGAAATTTTCGACGACATCGTGCGGCGCATGAAATCCGCGGGCACACTCGTCATGAGCGGCGAGGACGCCTTCCGACTCTACGACACCTTCGGTTTCCCGATCGATCTGACCAGTCTGCTCGCCGAGGAGCGCGGCCTGCGCGTCGACATTGCACGCTTCGAGGATCTGCTTCTCGAGCAGAAGGAACGCTCGCGTGCCGTGACACGCAGCCGCATCACGTTTCCGACCGCGGGAGAGGGGGGCGAAATCGAACTCGATGTACGTCCGCAAGACACGGCGCAATTCCAGTTCGTCGGATACGATTCGATGGAAAGCGAGGCCGAGGTCATCGGCCTGCGCCGCGACGACGCGGTGACATATCTCGTGCTCGACGCCACACCCTTCTATGCGGAATCGGGAGGACAGGTGAGCGACACGGGCGCCGTGGCCAGCGGCGCCGCAACGGGCAGCGTGGTGGGTCTGCTGAAGAACGACAAGAACATCGTGCATGTGGTGGAGGCGGGCGCGGACTTTACACCCGAGCTGGGCGGCATCGTGCACGCGCGCATCGACGCCGCGCGCCGCCGTTCAATCATGCGCAACCACACCGCCACACATCTTGCACACGCGGCCTTGCGCGAGGTGCTGGGCACACACGTGCAGCAGGCGGGTTCGCTTGTGGATGCCGAGCGCCTGCGCTTCGACTTTTCCCATTTCTCGAAGGTGAGCCCCGAGGAACTTGCCGACATCGAGCAGCGTGTCAACGACACGATTCTCGCGGCGATGGACGTGCGGCATCACCGCGCCATTCCCTTTGAGGAGGCCCGGAAAATGGGCGCGCTCATGTTCTTCGGAGACAAATACGGCGACCGCGTGAATGTGATCGAAGTGCCCGGTGTGTCGATGGAATTCTGCGGCGGGACACACGTGCACAACACGGCCGAGATCGGTATGTTCAAGATCGTGTCGGAAGGAAGCGTCGCAAGCGGCACACGGCGCATGGAGGCCGTGACCGGCTCGGGGGTGCGCCAGTACATCGCGGATCTGCACCGTCGTCTCGAAAGCGAAGCGGCGGCCGCGGGACAGTTGCACGACCGCATCAAACATCTGGAAAAGGAACTGGCGAAACTCTCGCTCGCGCAGTCGGCCGGCTCGCTCGACACCCTCGTCGCCGCGGCCGCCGATTGGAACGGCGCGCGCATCGTGGTCGCGCGCGTCGAGGCAGGCGACGCGGAACAGTTGAAATCGCTCGGCGATGCGCTGCGTGAAAAACTCGGGTCCGGCGCCGGTGTGCTGGCGGCGGTGATCGACGGCAAGGTGGCCCTTGTCTGCGCGGTGACCGACGACATCATCCGCGATCGCGGCGTGAAGGCCGGCACCGTGGTGGGTGCTCTCGCGAAGCGCCTTGGCGGCGGCGGCGGCGGACGTCCGCATCTCGCGACCGCGGGCGGCAAGGACGTGGCCCAGCTCGACGCCGCGCTTGCGGCCGCGCGCGACATCATCACAGGAGCCGCTGCGGAATGAGGCCGGGTCCCGTCACGAGCGCGCTCGGCGCGGCCCGTCGCGACGGGAACGCGCTGCTGTACCTGCTCCTCGATCCCGATAATACCGACGCCGCGCGTATCGCCG is a genomic window of Ignavibacteriota bacterium containing:
- the alaS gene encoding alanine--tRNA ligase, producing MTSTEIRQSFLDFFASKEHRIVPSSPVVPHDDPTLLFTNAGMNQFKDVFLGQGTREYKRAADTQKCIRVSGKHNDLEEVGRDTYHHTFFEMLGNWSFGDYYKREAIGWAWELLTEVWKLPKDRLHATVYKDDDEAFALWTELTDINPAHVHRFGEKDNFWEMGDTGPCGPCSEIHIDLTRDGNSASLVNAGSPFVMEIWNLVFIQYNRDEHGVLHELPAKHVDTGMGFERVCAVLQGKSSNYDTDVFMPVIGRIAEVTGQEYRGEEAMVAMRVIADHIRMLTFSIADGAIPSNEGRGYVLRRILRRAARFGRTLGMREPFLWKITEAVCTSMGGVFPEIVERRGIVERVIRAEEESFNATLDRGLEIFDDIVRRMKSAGTLVMSGEDAFRLYDTFGFPIDLTSLLAEERGLRVDIARFEDLLLEQKERSRAVTRSRITFPTAGEGGEIELDVRPQDTAQFQFVGYDSMESEAEVIGLRRDDAVTYLVLDATPFYAESGGQVSDTGAVASGAATGSVVGLLKNDKNIVHVVEAGADFTPELGGIVHARIDAARRRSIMRNHTATHLAHAALREVLGTHVQQAGSLVDAERLRFDFSHFSKVSPEELADIEQRVNDTILAAMDVRHHRAIPFEEARKMGALMFFGDKYGDRVNVIEVPGVSMEFCGGTHVHNTAEIGMFKIVSEGSVASGTRRMEAVTGSGVRQYIADLHRRLESEAAAAGQLHDRIKHLEKELAKLSLAQSAGSLDTLVAAAADWNGARIVVARVEAGDAEQLKSLGDALREKLGSGAGVLAAVIDGKVALVCAVTDDIIRDRGVKAGTVVGALAKRLGGGGGGRPHLATAGGKDVAQLDAALAAARDIITGAAAE